A genome region from Natronolimnobius baerhuensis includes the following:
- a CDS encoding ParA family protein has product MSATTSPRAVSVVILKGGVGKSTTSMNLARQLAERGRVLFADLDPNGHATNGLGFTDAYQADVNLGDVILDGDATPHDLIQPTDYEFDLLPSSNTLEDVEKDLAGAMQGSARVKSNIVDPLLGEEYEYIVFDCPAYPGMLNNNALVATGNVMIPIEPGSSAIGGYKRTMERLIEPAREYIDVDVLAVIPNKLSDRIDQQTEDRELLENLNTATYEVNPGQPLQDAVPEFARITASEFESIDSGEMTAPKPGIRHRSALSRSLQHNQPLQDYESESDQIEHYEELAEIVAAGGINR; this is encoded by the coding sequence ATGTCAGCAACAACTTCCCCACGCGCTGTAAGCGTAGTCATCTTGAAAGGCGGTGTCGGAAAATCAACAACCTCGATGAATCTCGCGCGCCAACTCGCAGAACGCGGGCGAGTCCTGTTCGCGGATCTCGATCCAAATGGGCACGCGACAAACGGACTCGGATTCACCGACGCCTATCAGGCAGACGTCAATCTCGGCGACGTGATTCTCGATGGGGATGCCACACCACACGATCTCATCCAACCGACTGACTACGAGTTCGATCTCCTCCCCTCCTCGAACACGCTCGAGGATGTCGAGAAAGATCTCGCGGGTGCGATGCAAGGGTCGGCGCGAGTCAAGTCAAACATTGTCGATCCGCTGCTTGGGGAGGAGTACGAGTACATCGTTTTTGATTGTCCGGCATATCCGGGCATGTTGAACAATAATGCACTCGTCGCGACGGGCAACGTGATGATCCCAATCGAACCTGGCTCGAGTGCAATCGGTGGCTACAAGCGAACGATGGAGCGATTGATCGAACCGGCTCGCGAGTATATCGACGTTGACGTCCTTGCGGTGATCCCGAACAAGCTCTCAGATCGGATCGATCAACAGACCGAAGACCGGGAACTCCTCGAGAATCTCAACACGGCAACCTATGAGGTCAACCCTGGCCAGCCACTCCAGGATGCGGTGCCGGAGTTCGCCCGAATCACGGCATCCGAATTCGAGTCGATTGACTCCGGTGAGATGACTGCGCCGAAGCCGGGCATCCGGCACCGGTCGGCACTCTCCCGGTCGCTTCAGCACAACCAACCGTTGCAGGATTACGAGAGCGAAAGTGACCAGATTGAACACTACGAGGAACTCGCCGAAATCGTTGCGGCCGGAGGGATTAATCGATGA
- a CDS encoding ABC transporter permease: MKYVVKRLLWAIPVLLGAALVAFMLVHLAPGDPVQLMLGEAATPEQIDQTREELGLNDPLYVQFGTFVTDAVQGDLGQSISTRQPVSEQIMDRIPYTLQLAGVSMVISLALAFPLGILSATHKQGRIDSGSRLAALLGISIPNFWLGIILILFVAVPISIFPLVGMTLITDDVIDGLLSTLLPAIAIGTALAALVMRILRGGITDEMNKGYVQTSRAYGIAESEIMYVHILKNAVLPTITVIGLQLGYLIGGSIIIETVFSIPGVGQLAINAIYAQDFPIVQGVILFVAVAFVAANILVDILYAYLDPRIQYDGGGQ, translated from the coding sequence TTGAAGTACGTAGTTAAGCGACTACTTTGGGCGATTCCCGTCCTACTGGGTGCAGCGTTAGTTGCGTTCATGCTCGTCCACCTCGCACCGGGCGATCCGGTCCAACTCATGCTTGGCGAGGCAGCGACGCCCGAGCAGATTGACCAAACTCGGGAAGAACTCGGTCTTAACGACCCACTCTATGTGCAGTTCGGAACGTTTGTCACCGATGCTGTTCAGGGCGACCTCGGCCAGTCAATATCCACACGCCAGCCCGTTTCAGAGCAGATCATGGATCGAATCCCGTATACGCTTCAGTTAGCAGGAGTTAGCATGGTTATCTCGTTGGCACTGGCGTTCCCTCTGGGAATCCTTTCAGCGACGCACAAACAGGGGCGAATCGATAGTGGGAGCCGACTTGCAGCTCTGCTTGGGATTAGTATTCCTAACTTCTGGTTGGGCATCATCCTCATCCTGTTTGTCGCCGTTCCGATCAGTATTTTCCCCCTCGTTGGGATGACGCTGATTACGGATGATGTAATCGATGGGCTCCTGTCGACACTGTTGCCAGCGATAGCTATCGGAACAGCGTTAGCAGCGCTCGTCATGCGCATCCTTCGCGGTGGGATCACCGACGAAATGAATAAAGGGTACGTTCAGACCTCTCGGGCGTACGGAATCGCGGAGTCTGAGATCATGTACGTCCATATCCTGAAAAATGCAGTGCTGCCGACAATCACCGTAATCGGCCTGCAACTCGGGTATCTGATCGGTGGAAGCATCATCATCGAGACTGTGTTTAGCATTCCGGGGGTCGGACAACTCGCGATCAATGCAATCTACGCACAGGATTTCCCGATCGTTCAGGGTGTTATCCTGTTCGTCGCCGTTGCGTTCGTAGCGGCGAACATTCTGGTGGATATCCTCTATGCGTACCTTGACCCGCGAATCCAGTACGATGGAGGTGGCCAATGA
- a CDS encoding ATP-binding protein, translated as MGDTSVDRIKIVVVDDDPAFLDRIETGLTHHSDSFSIQMATSFEQAIPVIKDTPADCVLSTNTLDSTTGLELLRTVRTHNLDIPFFLLTRADSTDLETESIRAGVTEYLHIDTKTLQYSVLSNRIQHAVETYQAEKRITELERRYELATRASTDAFFTYNVSTETLQLETGFEEFGYHQTQVTTGLEWWLERVHPDDRETIRDQTDAMLACDPAIFETLEDDHGYVSEQCRWQRQDGSYIDCLWRGRLVLEGNTPTVMVGAITDISERKDREQVLTALNNVAVDLDTYETVEGICKRSIDASKELLQFDLSVIDIEEDGMLSKAAISEDIPEVHAITMPVDEGIAGKTYRTGDSILVDDISAHPEAKPEGPYHSAISIPIGSHGVFQAVSEDPNAFDKTDLELGELLISHTTSALDRLEREQQLRHQNNRLEEFTRIVSHDLRNPLNVAEGHLQLAQENYDSHSLTEAEQALSRMKSIVDETLTLARNGQLVDKLTDVCLDELSRECWHTVDTEAATLEIQTEKPLRCDPSRVRHILENLFRNAIEHGGSAVTVRVGEVTTADKSGFYVEDTGEGLPNDQREMFFESGYTGSDGTGFGLTIVQQIADAHGWTVRVTERTSGGARFEFSGVTWASSA; from the coding sequence ATGGGTGACACGTCAGTAGACCGAATTAAAATCGTTGTGGTCGATGATGATCCGGCATTTCTCGATCGGATTGAGACTGGCCTCACCCACCATTCGGATAGCTTCTCGATACAGATGGCAACCAGTTTCGAGCAGGCAATACCTGTCATCAAGGACACCCCGGCCGACTGTGTCCTCAGTACCAATACGCTGGACAGCACGACTGGACTCGAGTTATTGCGGACTGTCCGAACCCACAATCTAGATATCCCGTTTTTTCTACTGACACGCGCGGATAGCACCGATCTCGAAACAGAATCGATTCGCGCTGGTGTCACCGAGTATCTGCATATAGACACCAAGACGCTTCAGTATTCAGTGCTTTCCAACCGAATCCAACACGCCGTCGAAACCTACCAAGCGGAAAAACGCATTACTGAACTCGAGCGCCGGTACGAACTCGCGACACGCGCGTCGACAGATGCATTCTTTACATACAACGTCTCCACGGAGACACTACAGCTCGAAACTGGGTTCGAAGAGTTCGGCTATCACCAAACACAGGTCACAACAGGCCTCGAGTGGTGGCTCGAGCGAGTTCATCCAGATGATCGCGAGACCATCCGTGACCAGACCGATGCGATGTTGGCTTGTGATCCAGCCATCTTTGAAACGCTCGAGGACGACCATGGATACGTCTCCGAGCAGTGTCGCTGGCAGCGCCAGGATGGGTCGTATATCGACTGTCTGTGGCGTGGCAGACTCGTACTCGAAGGGAATACACCAACGGTGATGGTCGGTGCAATAACCGACATCTCTGAGCGGAAAGACCGAGAACAAGTCCTCACTGCACTCAACAACGTTGCGGTCGATCTCGATACGTATGAGACGGTCGAAGGAATCTGTAAACGGAGTATCGACGCCAGTAAGGAACTTCTTCAGTTCGATCTCAGTGTGATCGACATCGAAGAGGATGGCATGCTTTCGAAAGCAGCAATTTCCGAAGACATCCCGGAGGTGCATGCAATTACAATGCCAGTCGATGAAGGAATTGCTGGAAAAACGTACCGAACTGGCGACTCAATCCTCGTTGACGACATTTCAGCGCATCCAGAGGCAAAGCCAGAGGGGCCGTATCACTCAGCGATTAGTATTCCAATTGGATCTCACGGAGTATTTCAGGCGGTTTCAGAAGATCCTAACGCATTCGATAAAACCGATCTCGAACTCGGTGAACTCCTCATCAGTCACACGACAAGTGCACTGGACCGACTTGAGCGTGAGCAGCAGTTACGACATCAAAACAACCGTCTCGAAGAGTTTACCCGAATCGTTTCCCATGACCTTCGAAATCCGCTCAACGTGGCGGAAGGCCACCTGCAACTCGCACAGGAAAATTATGACTCTCATTCACTGACAGAGGCTGAACAGGCACTCTCACGAATGAAGTCAATTGTCGACGAAACGCTAACGCTGGCCCGCAATGGACAGCTCGTCGATAAGCTCACAGACGTCTGCCTTGACGAACTCAGTCGAGAATGCTGGCACACCGTAGACACCGAGGCTGCAACACTCGAGATCCAAACCGAGAAGCCACTTCGCTGTGATCCAAGTCGGGTTCGGCATATCCTCGAGAACCTGTTTCGGAACGCGATTGAACACGGTGGTTCCGCTGTGACTGTTCGTGTTGGTGAAGTCACTACAGCTGACAAAAGCGGCTTCTACGTCGAAGACACTGGTGAGGGCCTCCCCAATGACCAGCGAGAAATGTTTTTTGAGTCGGGGTATACTGGGTCAGATGGGACCGGATTTGGGTTGACAATCGTTCAGCAAATCGCCGACGCCCACGGCTGGACGGTACGTGTTACGGAAAGAACGTCCGGCGGCGCACGATTCGAATTTAGTGGTGTGACCTGGGCATCTTCGGCGTGA
- a CDS encoding IclR family transcriptional regulator produces the protein MNADKPSSRTLSTVSTTFRIIDALERLDEATAVELMSDLDLSKSAVYNHLTTLKQHGYIVQEEDRYSLSLEFLRLGEFVRNKNRVYVTARPRLVELAENTGEYTHLSTEEHGRLIHIWKVKGEHAVGQRFQKNKMQETDRLHYTATGKAILAHLPETRREEIIQQSDLVRKTENTITAPDALREELETIRSEGYAYNNEEQIEGLRAVGAPIRDKSGRVLGAISISGPTSRIKGDEFRKHVPEAITRTANIIEVDLNMDSR, from the coding sequence ATGAATGCAGACAAACCCTCTTCCCGTACTTTGTCGACGGTATCGACAACGTTTCGAATTATCGATGCGCTCGAACGGCTCGATGAGGCGACGGCTGTCGAGTTGATGTCTGATCTGGATCTTTCGAAGAGCGCGGTGTACAATCATCTTACAACGCTCAAGCAGCATGGCTACATTGTCCAAGAGGAAGATCGTTATTCTCTCAGTCTGGAATTTTTACGTTTGGGAGAGTTTGTACGAAATAAGAATCGAGTATATGTGACCGCGCGACCGCGACTTGTCGAACTAGCTGAAAACACGGGTGAGTACACCCATCTCTCGACTGAAGAACACGGTCGGTTAATCCATATCTGGAAGGTGAAAGGCGAACACGCGGTTGGGCAACGATTTCAGAAAAACAAGATGCAGGAGACGGATCGACTTCATTACACTGCGACTGGAAAAGCGATTCTCGCCCACCTCCCGGAGACCCGACGAGAAGAAATTATCCAGCAAAGTGACTTAGTTCGTAAAACCGAGAATACGATCACCGCGCCAGACGCCCTCCGGGAGGAACTCGAAACGATTCGGTCAGAGGGGTATGCGTACAACAACGAAGAGCAAATTGAGGGGCTACGCGCGGTCGGAGCACCGATCCGTGACAAAAGTGGACGCGTGCTCGGTGCGATCAGTATTTCCGGACCCACTAGCCGGATCAAAGGAGACGAGTTCCGCAAACACGTCCCGGAAGCCATTACACGGACGGCGAATATCATCGAAGTCGATCTCAATATGGACTCTCGCTAA
- a CDS encoding ABC transporter substrate-binding protein, giving the protein MTPGDKYTILKSAADFDEAGTDRREFMSRLAAGGGAVMLGSSLAGCLGSDDEEMPNELTVLRAGDSDMLDPHRTTLAYSSMVMTWLYDSLLKIDFDGNMQPGLATDWEYNDDGTEWTVELRDGVTWHDGSEFTAEDVEFTYTRGADISGWSWAFGPLEDVEIIDDHQVTFVFDDPYFPWENYYAGANDGFFDVIPKGPVEADEDGFSANPIGTGPYEFDEWVRDDHITLVRNDDWAVPPLPEVESEDAPLPEKITFRTIAEETPLVQELIQGNADVLYSRDFPHRERDTIENADGTRIERQVGETAGYVVFNMDREPTDEIEVRQALAHAIDKDRIINDIFYGLGQENWVPFSENVEYWAGDTVREEVPLEFDPDRSRELLENAGWEDTGGEFRERDGEELRLDLLSVNTPAPVLQLSEEMVSMFADVGVNADLNALEYGTAYSQGSEGVHNVFYATIGWAEAGIANFFWHSDNIGGGNRIFLDDPEIDTLLEEATTVEDPTEIYEEVQIRAMETYGCQPIMTYDEVRGVNERVQNYRQHPITMTPMYHDMTLE; this is encoded by the coding sequence ATGACGCCCGGAGATAAGTATACAATTCTGAAATCGGCGGCGGACTTCGACGAAGCAGGAACTGATCGCAGAGAGTTCATGAGCCGTCTTGCGGCCGGTGGCGGTGCCGTGATGCTCGGATCTTCGCTTGCAGGTTGTCTCGGATCGGACGACGAGGAGATGCCGAACGAACTGACCGTTCTCCGGGCAGGGGATTCCGACATGCTAGATCCCCACCGTACGACGCTCGCGTACTCGAGTATGGTCATGACATGGTTGTATGATTCCTTGCTGAAAATTGATTTTGATGGGAATATGCAGCCTGGACTCGCGACTGATTGGGAGTACAACGATGACGGAACAGAGTGGACAGTCGAACTTCGTGACGGAGTCACTTGGCACGACGGTTCCGAATTCACTGCAGAAGACGTCGAATTCACCTATACTCGTGGCGCCGACATATCCGGCTGGTCGTGGGCGTTTGGCCCCCTTGAGGATGTCGAGATCATCGACGATCACCAGGTCACATTCGTCTTCGATGACCCATACTTCCCTTGGGAAAACTACTATGCCGGGGCGAACGACGGCTTCTTTGACGTTATTCCGAAGGGACCGGTCGAAGCGGACGAGGACGGGTTTAGCGCGAATCCCATCGGAACTGGACCGTACGAGTTCGATGAATGGGTTCGCGACGACCATATTACTCTGGTCCGAAACGACGACTGGGCAGTCCCACCGCTCCCAGAGGTCGAATCGGAAGACGCGCCCCTGCCCGAAAAGATCACGTTCCGAACGATCGCGGAGGAGACACCGCTGGTCCAAGAACTAATCCAGGGGAACGCGGATGTGCTATACAGTCGTGACTTCCCTCATCGCGAGCGCGACACAATCGAGAACGCTGACGGAACGCGGATTGAGCGGCAGGTCGGGGAAACCGCAGGGTACGTGGTCTTTAATATGGATCGCGAGCCAACCGACGAGATCGAGGTGCGTCAAGCACTCGCTCACGCTATCGATAAAGATCGAATTATCAACGATATTTTCTACGGTCTTGGACAGGAAAATTGGGTTCCGTTCTCTGAAAATGTCGAGTATTGGGCCGGCGATACGGTTCGGGAGGAAGTACCGCTCGAGTTCGATCCGGATCGGTCCCGTGAACTCCTTGAAAACGCTGGATGGGAGGACACTGGCGGCGAGTTCAGGGAACGAGATGGAGAAGAGTTGCGTTTGGATCTCCTCTCGGTCAACACGCCTGCACCGGTCTTGCAACTGTCCGAGGAAATGGTTTCAATGTTCGCTGATGTCGGTGTGAACGCGGATCTCAACGCCCTCGAGTACGGGACGGCGTACTCCCAGGGATCCGAAGGCGTGCACAACGTCTTTTACGCCACGATTGGTTGGGCGGAAGCGGGCATCGCGAATTTCTTCTGGCACTCCGATAACATCGGTGGTGGGAATCGGATATTCCTCGATGATCCGGAAATCGACACTCTGCTGGAAGAGGCGACAACGGTCGAAGATCCGACAGAGATTTACGAAGAAGTCCAAATTCGGGCGATGGAAACCTACGGTTGTCAGCCTATCATGACATACGACGAGGTTCGCGGTGTCAATGAACGGGTACAAAACTACCGGCAGCACCCGATCACGATGACGCCGATGTATCACGATATGACGCTCGAATAA
- a CDS encoding IS6 family transposase, with translation MAKTVRLSGRSDWIELDFVERERTPRQLMKLGIRLHLAGLSPSNTVRELEKFGVERSRKAVHDWVQKADLQPASNASPDHVALDKTVIRINGQQFWLYAAVDPDTNDFLHARLFTTTTTALTQRFLQELCEKHDVDDAVFLVDHAHHLATALQRIGLRFRLERHGNWNAIERVFREVKRRTSLFSNSFGHVDPSTAETWLQAFAVWWNSRN, from the coding sequence ATGGCGAAAACCGTTCGTCTCAGTGGTCGTAGCGACTGGATTGAATTAGACTTTGTGGAGCGAGAGCGGACACCGCGCCAGCTGATGAAGCTCGGTATTCGGCTACATCTTGCGGGATTATCGCCTTCGAATACCGTTCGAGAATTAGAGAAGTTCGGTGTCGAACGGTCGCGGAAAGCTGTTCACGACTGGGTACAGAAAGCAGATCTACAGCCAGCCAGCAACGCGAGTCCGGATCACGTTGCGCTCGACAAGACGGTGATCCGAATCAACGGCCAACAGTTCTGGCTGTATGCTGCGGTCGATCCCGACACAAACGATTTCCTGCACGCAAGGCTGTTTACAACGACTACGACGGCATTAACACAGCGGTTCCTGCAAGAACTTTGTGAGAAACACGACGTCGATGACGCCGTGTTTCTCGTCGATCATGCCCATCATCTAGCGACAGCACTCCAGCGAATCGGGCTCCGATTTCGACTCGAACGACACGGAAATTGGAACGCTATCGAACGTGTCTTTCGAGAGGTAAAACGACGAACCTCCTTGTTCAGTAATAGCTTCGGCCACGTCGATCCATCAACCGCCGAAACGTGGTTACAAGCCTTCGCCGTCTGGTGGAATTCGCGTAACTAA
- a CDS encoding amidohydrolase: MGQLDSLSLTEIRRDLHRYPESGWKEFRTTALLAEELDERGFDLFFGGEALDETARLGVPPADEISAARKRARRNGAPACYLDQMDGITGLVAEKRYGSAGPTVGVRIDIDALEIREASDDDHRPARLGFASEYSNTMHACGHDGHTSIGLGLARAIDEEGGFDGTLKLFFQPAEEGGRGGKPMSRSGHLDDVEYFFALHLGLGNETGTIIAGYEHPQPNAKLDVTFSGESSHAGKAPEDGRNALQALSAAIQNLYAIPRHSDGVTRINIGHVESPNPQSVVSDAATMRIEVRGGSIDLKEYMLERAERTVRHAGAMHSVDVETDRYGETTTFTADDELIDLVATAAADVPTVDRITRRQTFAASEDASYLIRRVQNSGGVATYLGIGASNVAGHHNSHFDIDETALELGVAVLAASIRSLDGD, translated from the coding sequence ATGGGCCAACTCGATAGCTTGTCTCTCACAGAGATCCGTCGGGACCTGCACAGATATCCTGAAAGCGGTTGGAAGGAGTTTCGGACAACCGCACTCCTTGCCGAAGAACTCGATGAGCGCGGGTTTGACCTGTTTTTTGGAGGCGAAGCGCTTGACGAGACGGCTCGTCTTGGTGTTCCACCCGCTGACGAAATATCGGCAGCACGAAAGCGGGCACGCAGGAACGGGGCACCAGCATGCTACCTCGACCAAATGGACGGCATTACCGGACTTGTCGCCGAAAAACGGTACGGATCGGCAGGACCGACGGTTGGGGTTCGGATCGATATCGACGCTCTTGAGATTCGGGAAGCGTCCGACGACGACCACAGACCCGCTCGACTCGGGTTTGCGAGCGAGTATTCGAACACGATGCACGCGTGTGGCCACGACGGTCACACATCTATCGGCCTTGGACTTGCGCGCGCAATCGACGAGGAAGGAGGATTCGATGGAACGCTTAAACTGTTCTTTCAGCCGGCAGAGGAAGGAGGACGCGGCGGAAAGCCGATGTCTCGGTCAGGACACCTGGATGATGTGGAGTACTTCTTTGCGTTACATCTCGGATTGGGGAACGAAACCGGGACGATCATCGCGGGTTACGAGCATCCCCAACCAAATGCGAAACTCGATGTGACTTTTTCCGGCGAGTCAAGTCATGCAGGAAAAGCACCAGAAGACGGGCGGAATGCACTCCAGGCACTTTCGGCCGCGATCCAGAACCTCTATGCCATCCCTCGCCACAGCGACGGCGTCACGCGGATCAATATTGGGCATGTTGAATCACCAAACCCACAGAGTGTAGTTTCCGACGCAGCCACGATGCGAATCGAAGTCCGTGGAGGTAGCATCGACCTCAAGGAATATATGCTGGAGCGAGCCGAACGCACCGTTCGTCATGCTGGCGCAATGCACTCGGTTGACGTGGAGACCGACCGGTACGGTGAAACGACAACGTTTACCGCCGACGACGAACTCATCGACCTGGTTGCGACCGCCGCGGCTGATGTTCCTACCGTCGATCGGATCACCCGGCGCCAGACGTTTGCTGCGAGCGAAGACGCTTCATATCTCATCAGACGAGTCCAGAACAGCGGTGGTGTAGCAACGTATCTCGGTATCGGAGCAAGCAATGTCGCTGGCCATCATAATTCGCACTTCGATATTGACGAAACCGCCCTCGAACTTGGGGTAGCCGTTCTCGCTGCTTCGATCCGCTCGCTCGACGGCGACTGA
- a CDS encoding Zn-dependent hydrolase, with the protein MQVQRRRLREDLLTNATFGAVNVEEGHGRTVLTGTDADRRAREYFVDRLEERNLEVRVDPVGNIAGRWVPDSADPMTAPVALGSHLDSVPNGGIFDGPLGVYAALESVRALQDAEVPLERPIDVVCFTGEEGQRFDYGALGSAVAVGDVSTEWALTREDDEGVSLEEALQRIGFSGSDTINPETWDSWLELHIEQAETLINKGAQAGIISAITGITRCEASIEGEANHAGTTSMRDRTDALTAASEFVLDIERAASERLAVDSSAPVATVGHSVVSPNAPNVVPGAVTLTVDVRDTNYSTMEYLVDRAKTSLARLESERGVKTSFNRSADRPPQTMNERCRIALQDAATNHDIPVVELESRAAHDTMRVAKVTDASMLFAPSHDGLSHTPLEWTDWDDCVAATQILTGAIETLAEAE; encoded by the coding sequence ATGCAGGTTCAGCGGCGACGCCTTCGAGAGGACCTCCTCACCAATGCCACGTTCGGCGCGGTGAACGTCGAAGAGGGCCATGGAAGAACGGTACTGACCGGAACTGACGCCGACCGACGCGCTCGCGAGTACTTCGTTGATCGCCTCGAAGAGCGCAACCTGGAGGTTCGCGTCGACCCTGTCGGGAACATCGCTGGTCGTTGGGTCCCCGATAGTGCGGATCCGATGACGGCACCAGTCGCACTCGGTAGCCACCTTGATTCCGTCCCAAACGGTGGAATCTTCGACGGACCACTCGGCGTGTACGCAGCTCTCGAGAGCGTACGTGCGCTGCAGGACGCCGAAGTGCCGCTGGAACGTCCCATCGACGTCGTCTGCTTTACCGGAGAAGAAGGGCAGCGATTCGATTACGGTGCACTCGGCTCGGCCGTCGCAGTGGGCGACGTCTCAACCGAGTGGGCCCTCACTCGCGAAGACGATGAGGGAGTATCACTCGAAGAGGCGCTCCAACGAATCGGCTTTTCTGGGTCTGACACGATCAACCCGGAAACCTGGGATTCATGGCTCGAACTCCATATTGAGCAGGCTGAGACGCTCATCAACAAAGGCGCCCAAGCTGGGATCATTTCAGCAATCACTGGAATCACGCGCTGCGAAGCATCCATCGAAGGCGAAGCGAACCACGCGGGAACGACGTCTATGAGAGACCGAACAGATGCCCTCACCGCAGCAAGTGAGTTTGTGCTCGACATCGAGCGAGCAGCCTCCGAGCGTTTAGCCGTGGACTCTTCGGCACCCGTTGCGACTGTTGGCCATTCCGTCGTCTCACCGAACGCACCAAACGTTGTTCCCGGAGCCGTCACGCTGACGGTCGATGTTCGGGACACCAACTACAGCACAATGGAGTATCTCGTCGACAGAGCAAAGACGAGTCTTGCCCGACTCGAGTCCGAACGTGGCGTCAAAACCTCGTTTAACCGGTCCGCAGATCGACCGCCGCAAACGATGAACGAGCGATGTCGAATCGCGCTTCAAGACGCCGCTACGAATCACGACATACCAGTGGTTGAACTTGAGTCGAGAGCTGCCCACGATACCATGCGCGTCGCCAAAGTCACCGATGCTAGCATGCTATTTGCCCCCTCCCACGATGGACTCTCTCATACACCACTGGAATGGACGGACTGGGATGATTGTGTAGCTGCGACACAGATCCTCACGGGCGCCATCGAGACGCTAGCCGAAGCAGAGTAG
- a CDS encoding prolipoprotein diacylglyceryl transferase — MSNPFDDLKAGDENDADEIEGKTDSSAPTGTETPASEPVADSSTSTEPESTDDVSPPVESSSESPAMHHAEPESRAEASEETAPVTDAEAVTGETETDTTNDDEPDAAETGPAFEYSEVRQKPLYARDSTWNELEDELGITVTPELRRMGIRDEETREIHDAILKVAIEHIDELPDAIADVRRQSM; from the coding sequence ATGAGCAACCCGTTCGATGATCTCAAAGCTGGTGACGAGAACGACGCGGACGAGATCGAGGGTAAGACTGACTCAAGTGCACCGACTGGTACTGAGACACCGGCTTCAGAACCAGTGGCGGATTCGTCGACATCCACGGAACCGGAATCGACGGATGATGTCTCACCCCCTGTGGAATCATCTTCGGAGTCGCCGGCAATGCACCATGCTGAACCAGAATCGCGTGCTGAGGCTTCGGAGGAGACCGCCCCAGTCACAGATGCCGAAGCTGTCACGGGTGAAACCGAGACTGACACCACCAATGATGATGAACCGGATGCAGCCGAGACTGGTCCGGCATTCGAGTACAGTGAAGTCCGACAAAAGCCACTGTACGCACGTGATTCGACGTGGAACGAACTCGAGGACGAACTTGGAATTACGGTGACGCCCGAACTTCGTCGGATGGGAATCCGCGATGAGGAGACGCGAGAGATTCACGATGCAATTTTGAAAGTTGCAATCGAACATATCGACGAACTGCCGGATGCAATTGCAGACGTTCGTCGTCAATCAATGTAG
- a CDS encoding DUF1028 domain-containing protein — protein sequence MADIDANTWQTGFAPGTFSIAATDPETSQTGVAVTTGTAGVGAVCPYVSDRAAVVTQSFTKTSHGANALEFVDRGIPLDAACEVLLDADEYASYRQLHGIQTDGTTFVHTGDDCVSWNGGCSQETHTVAGNMLAGEAVLDAVTEAFVDADGKLVDRLVTALEAGQEAGGDKRGKVSAALLVHAPVPQRYHNLRVDLSDDPVTDLRELLEHTKRVTDELPGRLAEQLGTYPEEMLDSEIKY from the coding sequence ATGGCCGACATTGATGCCAACACCTGGCAGACTGGCTTTGCACCCGGAACGTTCTCGATTGCCGCAACCGATCCTGAAACCTCCCAGACGGGAGTCGCAGTGACGACAGGTACAGCTGGCGTCGGTGCAGTGTGTCCGTACGTGAGTGATCGGGCCGCGGTCGTAACCCAGTCGTTCACAAAGACCTCTCACGGCGCTAATGCGCTCGAATTCGTTGATCGCGGTATCCCGCTTGACGCAGCATGTGAAGTGTTGCTCGACGCCGACGAATACGCCAGTTATCGACAACTCCACGGGATCCAGACCGACGGCACGACGTTCGTCCACACCGGAGACGACTGCGTTTCATGGAACGGTGGCTGTTCACAAGAAACACACACAGTCGCAGGAAACATGCTCGCCGGCGAGGCAGTTCTCGATGCGGTTACCGAAGCCTTCGTTGACGCGGACGGAAAATTGGTTGATCGGCTGGTGACTGCTCTCGAAGCGGGCCAGGAAGCCGGTGGCGACAAACGTGGAAAGGTAAGTGCGGCTCTGCTGGTCCACGCGCCGGTCCCCCAGCGATACCACAATCTCCGAGTCGACCTGTCCGACGACCCCGTTACCGATCTTCGTGAACTGCTCGAGCACACAAAGCGAGTCACCGATGAACTACCGGGGCGTCTCGCCGAGCAACTGGGTACATATCCGGAAGAGATGCTCGATTCGGAGATCAAGTACTGA